ATAATCTCTGAACAGAAACTTGCCACAACCGGACTGATCGACGAAAACAGTGCCAGTGAACTGGGAAAGATCCTGGGAGTTAAGGTCATTATTACTGGATCTGTCCTCAAATTGAAAAACTCCATTGAAATCAATTCCCGTGTCATCAGTGTGGAATCCGGATCCATTATCGCCGCAGAAAATATTCGAGGCAGCACTTCTGATGACCTGCAGTCTCTGGTGGAGCTTCTGACTAAAAGAATCATACGCAATTTCCCGCTCACCGGATACATAGTAAAAAGAGACGGCAAATCAGTGATCATTGACCTGGGCCTCACGGCAGGGCTTGATTATGGAACGGAGTTTATTGTCTTCAAAGAGGGCGAAGTGATCAAGCACCCGAAAACAGGAGAAGTTCTCGATGTCGAACAAATTCACACCGGAAAAATTCGAATCACCAAGGTAAGAAGAAATGTTGCGGAAGGTCTTATCCTTCAGGAAAATAAAATCGGGATTGCCTATGGCCAGATGGTGCAGAGTATCCAGAAAACTCCTTCAGCTGTACCGGCACAACCCCCACGACAACTGAAAATGGAAGAACCATTTGTACCGGCACCTGCTCCGGCTCCTCCTTCAATGGGAAAAATTGTCCTGAAACGAGATAAGCAGAAAATTATTCCTCCCAGAAAAGTCAACCGAAGCAAACAACCCCGCCGGAAAGAACAACCTCCAGTAGTAGAAGTTGTTGCAGAAAAGAGACCGGAAATCCTCAACGTAGGTATCTTTCCCTGGGTTTTTGATGACGAAGGAATTTCGTTTCTTTCCTACCTCAAAGATAACCTGAAATACCGGATAGAAGATTCAGAGAAACTGAAGTTAAAAAAGTCCTATTACAAAATTAAAAAAATATCCAAACTCAAAACATCAGGCTCTTCAAAGAAATACTATACCAGAACAAACCTGAAACTTTCAGCCATAAAAGCAACGGCAAAAGAACAGAATATTCACCTCGCCGTCCTTGGCAGATTAAATATCCACTGTCGCTGGTCTGACAATTGCCAGGTCAGACATATGAAAGTTATTCTCCTGGACCTGACAACAGGAAAAAGTATTGTCAAGAGCGGTTCTTCCTGGGATGTGGACGCCCGTGATTTCGTTGACTCCGTACTGGCCAAAGCCTTCAAGGAGCTTAACAGAACATTGGACAGAAACTGAAAAATACCCCGTATTTCTACAATACGGGGCATGAGCTGAAAGCTCTCTACCAGTTTTCTCCCAGGATTTCAAAATGGGCTTTGGGATGTGCGCATGCGGGACACATCTCCAGTGCTTCTTTTCCTTCATGGAGATATCCACAGTTTCTGCATCGCCAGGTCACCGTATCAGACCGACTGAATACTTGGTTTTTTTCTATATTTTCTGCCAGATCTTTATATCGTTTTTCATGCTGTTTTTCTGCTACGGCTATTGCCTCAAAAATTGCCGCAATGGCGGCAAAACCTTCCTCTTTCGCTTTTGCTGCGAATTCCGGATACATGGTTGTGTGTTCATAATTTTCACCGGCAGCAGCTTCTCCTAAGTTTTCCAGAGTTGTACCGATAACTCCAGCAGGGAACGCAGCAGCAATCTCGACTTCTCCTCCTTCAAGGAGTTTGAATAATCGTTTTGCATGTTCTTTTTCCTGGTTGGCGGTCTCCTCAAAAATATGTTGGATCTGCACATATCCCTCCTTTTTTGCCTGGGATGCAAAATAGGTATACCGGTTACGAGCCTGTGATTCTCCACAGAATGCGGTCAGGATATTTTTTTCAGTTTGCGTTCCTTTCAGACTTGGCATAACAACCTCCTGTAAAAAATGAGCAAGTTCACCGAAGATGCTGAACATCAACGGCACAGACGTATACTGATAAACCGGCATTGCCGAACCAAATGGCTCAACCGTTTATACCCTTTTGTGCAAAAAACTTCTGGTCGCGGAATTTCCAGATAAACATGGCAGGGAGACTTAATCCGGCTCCTTTATCAGTTCAACCACAGTCTCCTCCGTTCCGGGCAGACCATGAACACTCCTGTACCTGAGAAACAGATTGTCTTCCTTTCTGAACCAGTAAGATCCATGCCAGAAGGGAGACAGTATTCCCGCAGGCCTGACCTCGATCTTCCACGAGTCCATTGGCCGATTGCAGACAGTTATCGTTT
The DNA window shown above is from Desulfomarina profundi and carries:
- a CDS encoding FlgO family outer membrane protein — its product is MMNSPTRHLNILVFILFLSSLFIGITPRNSSADFQKTKIAVLDFVLHGDKLNTQGMGAIISEWFITSIVKSGRFDVVERAMLQKIISEQKLATTGLIDENSASELGKILGVKVIITGSVLKLKNSIEINSRVISVESGSIIAAENIRGSTSDDLQSLVELLTKRIIRNFPLTGYIVKRDGKSVIIDLGLTAGLDYGTEFIVFKEGEVIKHPKTGEVLDVEQIHTGKIRITKVRRNVAEGLILQENKIGIAYGQMVQSIQKTPSAVPAQPPRQLKMEEPFVPAPAPAPPSMGKIVLKRDKQKIIPPRKVNRSKQPRRKEQPPVVEVVAEKRPEILNVGIFPWVFDDEGISFLSYLKDNLKYRIEDSEKLKLKKSYYKIKKISKLKTSGSSKKYYTRTNLKLSAIKATAKEQNIHLAVLGRLNIHCRWSDNCQVRHMKVILLDLTTGKSIVKSGSSWDVDARDFVDSVLAKAFKELNRTLDRN
- the rbr gene encoding rubrerythrin translates to MPSLKGTQTEKNILTAFCGESQARNRYTYFASQAKKEGYVQIQHIFEETANQEKEHAKRLFKLLEGGEVEIAAAFPAGVIGTTLENLGEAAAGENYEHTTMYPEFAAKAKEEGFAAIAAIFEAIAVAEKQHEKRYKDLAENIEKNQVFSRSDTVTWRCRNCGYLHEGKEALEMCPACAHPKAHFEILGENW